The window CGAAAGATCCGTCTTCCCAACGCTTATCAAGCTCTTGTTCAAGACGTTCTGCATAAAAATTTTTAAGAAGTTTTGTCAACGCAGCCAACTCTTCTTCACTAGTAACGCTAGCGAAGGACTCAACTACCAGCATTTGAGCCGGATTCAGAGAAGCCAAAGTCAGTTCGTCAGTCATAAAAACTCCCGTTTGCTCTTGGCTAATATAGATATTATTCTGCATTTGTTGCATAGTAATTTTCCTTTCCGTTTTACAGGCATGAACAAAAAAAACGGATTCACCTTGGTTAGACTGCACAAATATACACCGGTTTTATGAAATTGACAAGACTCTCGCATAATAAAATTTAATCCCTAACGCAGAATTCTTAAAGGATTCCTCCAGTTTTTGACCTCAAGTTGCAAAAACACTAAAACCCAATTTTCAATCTCACTGAATTCCGCTATATTATTAAAATCCAATTCAAAATCTTCACCATGAAATTTTGAACCCGTCACACTTTATGACCAGATTTTTTCAGCGTTGTCTAAGGTCAAAAATTTTGACCTTAGAAATTCCAAGATATTCGCTTGGTCGCTAAATTGCCTTTTGATACCACTCATGCACACACATACGCCTTGTTCCGTAAAGGCATAGGGATAAGGTCATCTCAACACATTTATATTTGCGGTCAAAAAATTTGACCACAAATTTCAAGGTGGATTTTTTTCACCTTGAACATAATTGACATACCCCATGGTCACTTCGGAATTCAACTTGAAGTGCAATTTTTGCACCTCAAACTAAACTAAATCACCCAACACTTCCTCAATCAATCCGTGATAAACTTCTGGATGTTCGATACTATTTATCGAAGTCACTCTCTTGCCGGCATCTTTTGAAGAAGCGCCGCAATGGAACATTTTTTCGTGACTCGTTTTGTAATCCAAAACGATATAACAGTCATGGAATATACCGCCTGCAGACTTCTGGTCGCTAAAAATTGTCACAGCCACATTTTGAGCTATTTGATTATTCCGGAGCGGCGGAGCCGCCAGTCCGGAGAAATGAGAGCCACTAGTCCGGTCTGACGGAGCCACCTGTTTTAGGGTTATTGTGCTTCAGATGGGTTCAACCCATACACTTCTCGCATGGATTTCCTTGTAAGCCCCAAGGAACCAGTCCAAAATTCCGCAAATGCAGCAAAAGTCTGCGCCCCAAGGGGTCAGATGAGGCTTCGCCACATCTGCCTGCGCTCGGTCATGCCAAGCTACGCACAAGTGCGTACTTGTCACGACTCTCGCTGGGGTCACGATCGCTCCCGCGATTTAAGGGCGAAAAATTTTTACAATCTTTTTTCAAAATCCAGGGAGCATTCTACGGCAAAAAAGCGTGTATATAGCAGGCGGCGATTTAGCCACCTCGCAAAGGTGTGCGCAACACCCAGCAACACGTATGAACGAAAACGAAACCGCCGTAGGCGCTGATAACGAAACTAAAGTCATCGACTTCTCTAAAATCACCATCACCAACCGTTTCATGTTCCCGCTGGTCATGAGCCACAAGGAAATCGCAAAGCCCTTCATCGAGGCGGCGCTTGGCATCAAGATTTACGACCTGAAGGACCCCGAGCAGGAAAAGACGGACCAGGTCGGCATCTTCAGCAAAAGCGTGCGCTACGACGTTTACGCCCAGGAAACCGGCAAGGACGGCGAAGTCAAGCGCTCCTTCGATCTGGAGATGCAGATGGAGGACACCAAGGAACTCCCGAAGCGCGCTCGTTACTACCAGTCTATTCATGACACCCACGAGTTGCGCAAGGGAAGCATGTACAGCAGCCTTAAGGACCAGTACGTGCTCTTCATTTGCCCGGAAGACATTTTCAAGGAAGGCCTGCCTATTTATAGTTTCCAGAACTATGCGACAGAAAACAAAAAACTCGCCTTGAACGACCGCACCTTCAAAAATTTCTATATATTTAACCAGTACGAGAAACTTCCGGATACGCACCCGCTTAAACCGTACCTGAAGTATTTTGCTACAAACGCCGCCGAATCCTCGGAGACAAGGAAAATCCACACCAAGGTGGAGTGGTACCGTTCAGACGAAAAGACACAGGAGCGCTATATGACATGGGAACAGGAAATCCAGCTTGCCGCAGAAGCCGCTGCTGAAAAAGAACGCGAGCGCAACGAGAAAATCATCGCCGAGAAGGATGCCGAGATTTCCGAGAAGAATGCCGAGATCGCCGAACAGGCACGCAAAATCGCAGCTCTTGAGGCGAAACTCGCCGGAAAGAACTCCAAGTAACCTCTGCGAAAAATCTCCGCGATACAAGGGCCCCCCGCGCGGGTCTTTTTTTGTGGGCGGCCCGGCACTCCCGTGCCGTCGCTTCCGTTGAATGTCCGATTTCCTTGTCGGTAAGGCTTTCTTCCAAGGGCCAAATCAAATTGTGCTCCTTGGCAAGTTTCAAGATCCTGTTGACGGTCTTTTTGGACACCTGACAACTTGTCGCGATGTCGTTTTGGCTTAACCCCAGGTTTCGCAACCTGAGGATTTCGCGGTATTTGGTCATTCGACCTCCTGTCTATTTTTTTCGCACGGTATTGTGCATGCTAAAATTAGACAGGTTTCCTTATCTCCGGAACCTCGGTTTCCGTTTGACCGGTATGTCGGTTTCCATTACTCCGGTTTCACGGTGTACTTTGCTCCGGTATATTCAATTTTAATTATATTGCTATCCATAGGATGCTCCTTTTTAGGTTGATTTGTGGTTATTTCAAATCTAAAAATTGGAACATCCTTTTTTTTTACCCCCTTAGAGGAATTTGCGAAAGACAATATACGTTATCAAACTTGAGGTCGGTTTTTCCGACCTCAAGTTCAAAGCACTCACCTCCTCTTTCGTCAACTGAAAGCGAAAATCATCATCAAATCGTTCAATATTCGCTTTTACCTGCTCATTGAACCGTTTAGTACTATACCCGTAAATTTTCGCCAGATCTGCATCGAGCAAAACCTTTACGCCACGGATGGTGTAAACCTTGCTCTTGAGCAAAGTCTCGTCAATAAGGACGATTCCGGCACTATCGCCGGTAGCCATATTCTTTTTCATGAATTTTTCTATGGGATTCCTGAAATCCCATGCTCTACGCATACTGCCGAGGGGCCGATCCCCCTCAGAGGTCCTGCGGAAATGCGATTGCACGTTCCAGCGACACATGGCAGAGAGTTAATCACCTCTCCAATTTCAGCTAAGAGGATTAATTCTCACGGCAATAAAGATACACAAACGTTCACTACTTGTCAAGTGGTATTTTCCGCACACTCCAAACCATGATGTCATTCCGGCGCGAAGCAATAGAATTCACAAAAATATTTACTACATTCCCTAACATGTCTACCGCAATCGAATTCGAGAACATCAGCAAGCAGTACCGCCTGGGCTTGGTAAGCACAGGCACGCTCAGCCACGACCTCAATAGATTCTGGCAGACCAAGATCTTACGCCGCGAGGACCCCTACCTCAAAGTGGGCGAAACCAACGACCGCGCAAGCAAAGGTTCCAGCGACTACGTGTGGGCCCTGAAGGACATCAACTTCAAGGTGGAACAAGGCGACGTCGTGGGCATCATCGGCCGCAACGGCGCAGGCAAAAGCACACTCCTCAAGCTGCTCTCCCGCGTGACCGCACCCACCACGGGCATCATCCGCGCCAAGGGCCGCATCGCAAGCCTGCTGGAAGTGGGCACCGGCTTTCACCCCGAAATGACCGGCCGCGAGAACATCTACATGAACGGCGCCATCATGGGCATGACCCGCGCCGAAATCTCCCGCAAGCTGGACGAGATCGTAGACTTCAGCGGCTGCGAACGCTACCTGGACACCCCCGTCAAGCGCTACTCCAGCGGCATGACCGTCCGCCTGGGTTTCGCCATCGCCGCCCACCTGGAACCCGAAATTCTCGTGGTGGACGAAGTGCTGGCCGTAGGCGACGCCGAATTTCAGAAGAAAGCCATCGGCAAGATGCAGGACGTCAGCAAAGGCGAAGGCCGAACCGTTCTGTTTGTAAGCCATAACATGGGGGCTGTTAGGAATTTGTGCAAGACGGGAATCGTTCTGAACCAGGGACAAGTTGCTTTTACAGGTAGCGCGGAAGAGTCGATTGGATATTACATAAATAAAAATGCCGTGGCTAAAGTTTGGAAGAAACAAATTTGCGACATAAATCATTTAAACCCCACCAAAGATGTCCAATTTCTTTCCATTAAATTTTCCAAACACGACAATGAATTCGCTTCTGATGAGCCTATAGAAATTCTGTTC is drawn from Fibrobacter sp. UWR4 and contains these coding sequences:
- a CDS encoding PD-(D/E)XK nuclease family transposase produces the protein MNENETAVGADNETKVIDFSKITITNRFMFPLVMSHKEIAKPFIEAALGIKIYDLKDPEQEKTDQVGIFSKSVRYDVYAQETGKDGEVKRSFDLEMQMEDTKELPKRARYYQSIHDTHELRKGSMYSSLKDQYVLFICPEDIFKEGLPIYSFQNYATENKKLALNDRTFKNFYIFNQYEKLPDTHPLKPYLKYFATNAAESSETRKIHTKVEWYRSDEKTQERYMTWEQEIQLAAEAAAEKERERNEKIIAEKDAEISEKNAEIAEQARKIAALEAKLAGKNSK
- a CDS encoding ORF6N domain-containing protein; translated protein: MKKNMATGDSAGIVLIDETLLKSKVYTIRGVKVLLDADLAKIYGYSTKRFNEQVKANIERFDDDFRFQLTKEEVSALNLRSEKPTSSLITYIVFRKFL
- a CDS encoding polysaccharide ABC transporter ATP-binding protein, which translates into the protein MSTAIEFENISKQYRLGLVSTGTLSHDLNRFWQTKILRREDPYLKVGETNDRASKGSSDYVWALKDINFKVEQGDVVGIIGRNGAGKSTLLKLLSRVTAPTTGIIRAKGRIASLLEVGTGFHPEMTGRENIYMNGAIMGMTRAEISRKLDEIVDFSGCERYLDTPVKRYSSGMTVRLGFAIAAHLEPEILVVDEVLAVGDAEFQKKAIGKMQDVSKGEGRTVLFVSHNMGAVRNLCKTGIVLNQGQVAFTGSAEESIGYYINKNAVAKVWKKQICDINHLNPTKDVQFLSIKFSKHDNEFASDEPIEILFDVFGNKSVDACRINLTIHSVDGTPIGSVSNVETFKIEKREQKTVSVSLKELRLVPGIYSISFATGIGNYLSCQRDFDVVPQVLSFSITSLSSTSTAGISQWNRNWGNIIWQGCTTIRDFK